A stretch of the Pseudomonas helvetica genome encodes the following:
- the ruvB gene encoding Holliday junction branch migration DNA helicase RuvB has product MIEADRLIAATGGPRDREEVQDRAIRPVSLAEYIGQPTVREQMELFIQAARGRNESLDHTLIFGPPGLGKTTLANIIAQEMGVSIKSTSGPVLERPGDLAALLTNLEPHDVLFIDEIHRLSPIVEEVLYPAMEDFQLDIMIGEGPAARSIKLDLPPFTLVGATTRAGMLTNPLRDRFGIVQRLEFYSTADLATIVSRSANILGLPLDPEGAFEIARRARGTPRIANRLLRRVRDFAEVRAKGHITKPIADLALNLLDVDERGFDHQDRRLLLTMIEKFDGGPVGVDSLAAAISEERHTIEDVLEPYLIQQGYIMRTPRGRVVTRHAYLHFGLNIPSRLGEMPVPDEFLDAVDE; this is encoded by the coding sequence GAAGCTGATCGTCTGATCGCCGCCACGGGTGGCCCCCGTGACCGCGAAGAAGTCCAGGACCGCGCGATTCGTCCCGTCAGCCTGGCCGAATACATCGGCCAGCCGACCGTTCGCGAGCAGATGGAGTTGTTTATCCAGGCTGCCCGCGGGCGCAACGAATCCCTCGATCACACGCTGATCTTCGGTCCACCGGGGCTGGGTAAAACCACCTTGGCCAACATCATTGCCCAGGAAATGGGCGTGTCGATCAAAAGCACCTCGGGGCCGGTCCTCGAGCGTCCGGGGGATCTGGCGGCGTTGCTGACCAACCTCGAGCCGCATGATGTGCTGTTCATCGACGAGATCCATCGACTGTCGCCGATTGTCGAAGAAGTGCTGTACCCGGCCATGGAAGACTTCCAGCTCGACATCATGATCGGTGAAGGGCCGGCGGCGCGTTCGATCAAGCTCGACCTGCCACCGTTCACCCTGGTCGGCGCCACCACCCGTGCCGGGATGCTGACCAACCCGTTGCGTGACCGCTTCGGCATCGTTCAGCGCCTGGAGTTCTATAGCACGGCGGATCTGGCGACCATCGTCAGCCGTTCGGCGAACATCCTCGGCTTGCCGCTGGACCCGGAGGGTGCCTTTGAAATCGCCCGTCGGGCCCGTGGTACGCCGCGTATCGCCAACCGCTTGTTGCGCCGGGTGCGCGATTTTGCCGAAGTCCGGGCGAAGGGGCATATCACTAAACCGATTGCCGATCTGGCGCTGAACCTGCTGGACGTCGATGAGCGTGGCTTCGATCACCAGGACCGGCGTCTGCTGCTGACCATGATCGAGAAGTTCGATGGCGGCCCGGTCGGGGTGGACAGTCTCGCGGCGGCGATCAGCGAAGAGCGGCACACCATCGAGGATGTGCTGGAACCCTATCTGATTCAGCAGGGCTATATCATGCGGACCCCGCGTGGACGGGTCGTGACCCGGCATGCGTACCTGCATTTCGGTTTGAATATCCCGTCGCGGTTAGGTGAAATGCCCGTGCCAGACGAGTTTCTTGATGCAGTAGACGAATGA
- the ybgC gene encoding tol-pal system-associated acyl-CoA thioesterase: protein MRAQNGLESFAHRCRVYYEDTDAGGIVYYVNYLKFMERARTERLRDLGFAQSQLAGEDLLFVVHSSEARYHAPARLDDELLVSAEVIELNRVSLRFKQQVRRAADNALLCEGQFLVACVRTHSLKPRAIPEALRAAFADVSGAGTHSEQEIKRGS from the coding sequence ATGCGCGCGCAAAACGGGCTTGAGTCGTTCGCACATCGTTGTCGCGTTTATTACGAGGACACCGATGCCGGCGGCATCGTGTATTACGTTAATTACCTTAAGTTTATGGAGCGGGCTCGAACCGAGCGGCTACGGGATCTGGGCTTTGCCCAATCGCAGCTTGCTGGTGAGGACCTGTTGTTCGTCGTGCATTCCAGCGAAGCGCGCTATCACGCGCCGGCGCGACTGGACGACGAGCTTCTGGTAAGTGCAGAAGTAATCGAATTGAACCGCGTCAGCCTGCGCTTTAAACAGCAGGTCAGGCGAGCCGCGGATAATGCACTGCTCTGCGAAGGGCAGTTTTTGGTGGCCTGTGTGCGCACCCATAGTTTGAAACCCCGGGCCATTCCCGAAGCTCTACGTGCGGCCTTTGCCGACGTGAGCGGCGCGGGTACACACTCAGAGCAGGAGATAAAGCGTGGAAGCTAA